The Pedobacter roseus genome contains a region encoding:
- a CDS encoding SusC/RagA family TonB-linked outer membrane protein → MKQLFLFCGHLSVSGRLKNALVLTGSMLVFFLIFMPLKGYSQTGKKTITGKVTDTLGVGLPGVTVAVVNKVNVGTQTDNNGKFVLDVAPGEILRFSYVGYREQRATVGAGNVINIKLTEENMLSEEVVITALGQKQRKEALVGSVTTVKVGNLKIPSSNLTNALSGQIAGVIGYQRSGQPGQDNSQFFIRGVTTFGYKQDPLILIDNVELTSSDLARLQVDDIESFSILKDASATALYGARGANGVILVATKSGKEGKAKISFRLENSSSQSTQNLELADPITYMRLFNEATIGRGMDPMFTPNQIINTQATVNKSPGYNEYVYPAVDWLGLLFKKRTSTQRANMSVSGGGGVARYYIAGSYNLDNGVLNQDDRNNNDNNVKFRNYQLRSNINIDLGKTTELVVRLSGNFSEYNGPLATDGGFSTDLYNIAVHTSPVIFPAYFPADAANQNAQHILFGNTGGTGVNSILYNNPYAALLRGHKSSSESRMSAQLELNQKLDFLTEGLSFKSIFSTNRYSYFDSSMAYSPFYYNVGSYDKGSNTYVLNWLNSATGDPSKVPNIAQEYLSYYPGDPNISTFLYGQASVNYDHTFGQSHTISGTLIGTAQQNLYNNAKDPKTNTRTLQYSLPYRNLGLAGRLTYSYKSRYFLETNFGYNGSERFSENHRFGFFPTIGAGWIVSNEEFWKGGISNVVSRLKLRGSFGLVGNDAIGSQRFFYQSDVNLNGGGNYAQFGYNGAATRPGVYINSYENTDITWETSRQTNIALEATLFKNMNIIAEVYNNDRYNIYMIRKNVPSTLGLEAIDPNTGAPDIGANIGKARSRGIDLSLDYKFNVNAFSFAVRSNLTFAKNKYINYEEPQWAEAYRYTTGQPISRNYGYIAERLFVDDKEVANSPTQIFSTGGKPPRAGDIKYRDLNNDGKIDDADKAYIGFPQSPEVVYGFGFSSSYKGFDLSAFFTGQDRMTFFIDPTKVSPFVPSNQQYIYGNTQLLKDFADNHWSPENQNLYALYPRLAVNAADLENNAQTSTWWMRNGRLLRLKSLELGYTLPQRISSKIKLNSCRIYLNGLNLITWSPFKMWDPEQGGNGFAYPIQKVFNVGLNVTL, encoded by the coding sequence ATGAAGCAATTATTTTTGTTTTGTGGGCACCTGTCGGTGTCTGGCAGGCTAAAAAATGCACTGGTATTGACAGGTTCGATGCTTGTATTTTTCCTGATTTTTATGCCCCTAAAAGGTTATTCCCAAACAGGGAAGAAAACCATTACGGGTAAGGTTACCGATACGTTAGGGGTGGGGCTGCCCGGCGTAACTGTGGCAGTAGTAAACAAGGTTAACGTAGGCACGCAAACCGATAACAACGGAAAATTTGTGCTCGATGTGGCTCCAGGCGAAATCCTCCGTTTTTCTTATGTAGGTTACCGCGAACAGAGGGCAACGGTTGGCGCAGGTAACGTAATCAACATTAAACTAACTGAAGAAAATATGCTTTCGGAAGAGGTGGTGATTACCGCTTTAGGGCAAAAGCAGCGTAAGGAGGCTTTGGTAGGTTCGGTTACCACGGTGAAAGTGGGCAACCTTAAAATACCATCGAGCAATTTAACCAATGCACTTTCAGGTCAGATAGCGGGTGTAATTGGTTATCAGCGCAGCGGACAGCCTGGCCAGGATAACTCGCAGTTTTTTATCCGCGGGGTAACTACTTTTGGTTACAAGCAGGATCCGTTGATTTTGATCGATAACGTAGAGTTAACGAGTTCGGATCTGGCGCGTTTACAGGTTGATGATATCGAAAGTTTCTCCATCCTGAAAGATGCCAGTGCAACCGCATTATATGGTGCCAGGGGAGCGAATGGGGTAATTTTAGTGGCCACCAAATCCGGTAAAGAAGGTAAGGCTAAAATTAGTTTCCGATTGGAAAATTCTTCTTCACAATCTACCCAAAATTTAGAACTTGCCGATCCGATTACTTATATGAGGCTCTTTAATGAGGCTACCATAGGCAGGGGAATGGATCCGATGTTTACACCGAACCAGATCATCAATACCCAGGCAACGGTAAATAAAAGCCCGGGTTATAACGAATATGTTTACCCGGCGGTTGATTGGTTGGGCTTACTATTTAAAAAGAGAACGAGTACGCAACGTGCCAACATGAGTGTAAGTGGTGGCGGTGGTGTAGCCAGGTATTATATTGCGGGTTCTTATAATTTGGATAATGGCGTACTTAATCAGGATGACAGAAACAATAACGATAACAACGTAAAATTCCGGAATTACCAGTTGCGCTCTAACATCAATATCGATTTAGGCAAAACTACCGAGTTGGTGGTGCGTTTATCGGGTAATTTTAGCGAATACAATGGTCCGTTGGCTACCGATGGTGGTTTTTCGACCGATCTTTACAATATTGCCGTGCATACCAGTCCGGTTATATTTCCGGCTTATTTTCCTGCTGATGCGGCCAATCAAAATGCACAGCACATTTTATTCGGAAATACCGGTGGTACAGGGGTAAACAGTATTTTGTACAACAACCCTTATGCCGCATTACTCCGCGGACATAAAAGTTCAAGTGAATCGCGTATGTCGGCACAACTGGAACTGAACCAAAAACTCGATTTCTTAACAGAAGGACTTTCGTTCAAATCGATTTTTAGCACCAACAGGTATTCTTACTTCGATTCATCAATGGCATATTCACCATTTTATTATAACGTAGGTTCGTATGACAAAGGAAGCAATACTTACGTGTTAAACTGGTTAAACTCCGCTACCGGAGATCCATCTAAAGTTCCCAACATTGCACAGGAATATTTAAGTTACTATCCGGGTGATCCGAACATCAGTACCTTTCTTTATGGACAGGCTTCCGTAAACTACGATCATACTTTTGGTCAGAGCCATACCATTAGCGGTACATTGATTGGTACTGCACAACAGAACCTTTATAACAATGCAAAAGATCCAAAAACCAATACCCGCACTTTACAATACTCGCTTCCTTACCGAAACTTAGGTTTGGCAGGACGATTAACTTACTCGTACAAAAGCCGTTACTTTTTAGAAACCAACTTCGGGTACAACGGATCGGAGAGGTTTTCGGAGAATCACCGTTTTGGTTTCTTCCCAACCATTGGTGCGGGATGGATTGTATCGAACGAAGAATTCTGGAAAGGCGGAATCTCTAATGTGGTTAGCCGATTGAAATTGAGGGGCAGTTTTGGTTTGGTGGGTAACGATGCCATCGGATCGCAACGCTTTTTCTACCAATCAGATGTGAATTTAAATGGTGGTGGAAATTATGCTCAATTTGGTTATAATGGTGCGGCTACCCGACCAGGGGTATACATTAACAGTTATGAAAATACAGATATTACCTGGGAAACTTCGCGCCAAACGAACATAGCTTTAGAAGCTACGCTTTTCAAAAACATGAACATTATTGCAGAGGTTTATAATAACGATCGCTACAATATTTACATGATCCGTAAAAACGTACCGAGTACGCTGGGACTGGAGGCGATTGATCCAAACACCGGCGCTCCTGATATTGGTGCAAACATTGGTAAGGCGCGATCAAGAGGGATCGATTTATCGCTTGATTATAAGTTTAACGTAAATGCATTTTCCTTTGCGGTACGTTCTAATTTAACCTTTGCCAAAAATAAATACATCAATTACGAGGAGCCGCAGTGGGCAGAAGCTTATCGGTATACCACGGGACAGCCGATTAGCAGAAACTACGGTTACATTGCTGAGCGTTTGTTTGTGGATGATAAAGAGGTGGCAAATTCACCAACCCAGATTTTCTCAACAGGTGGCAAACCGCCAAGAGCAGGCGATATTAAATACCGCGATTTAAATAATGATGGTAAAATTGATGATGCTGATAAAGCTTACATTGGTTTCCCTCAATCGCCAGAAGTGGTGTATGGTTTCGGTTTCAGTTCTTCATACAAAGGTTTCGATCTATCAGCCTTTTTTACAGGACAGGATAGAATGACTTTCTTTATCGATCCAACCAAGGTGAGTCCTTTTGTACCGAGCAATCAGCAGTATATTTATGGTAACACGCAATTGTTAAAAGATTTTGCCGATAACCACTGGTCGCCGGAAAACCAGAATTTATATGCGCTTTATCCACGATTGGCGGTAAATGCTGCAGATCTGGAAAACAATGCACAAACCAGTACCTGGTGGATGAGAAACGGCCGTTTGTTAAGGCTTAAATCGCTTGAGCTTGGCTATACCCTTCCACAGCGCATTTCGAGTAAGATCAAGCTTAACTCCTGCCGCATTTACTTAAATGGTTTAAACCTGATTACCTGGAGTCCATTTAAAATGTGGGATCCAGAACAAGGCGGAAACGGTTTTGCCTATCCAATACAAAAGGTATTCAATGTTGGTCTTAACGTAACCTTATAA
- a CDS encoding DUF5000 domain-containing lipoprotein, which yields MKRIKYSIYLALIVSVLASIAACKKMETYNDPASSDMTKPGVVTNVKVDNFNGGAYITYSLPNSKNLLYVLAQYKINGVTTRETKSSYYSDSIMVDGFAKKQGYDVTLYAVSRAEVKSDPVVVRVNPDTPPYLLAKPTINAEADFGGIKITGTNPAKNNLGIILLGVGNNNVSDVIDQHYGKTEVINYSVRGYAPVAKKIGFYVTDNFGNISDTTYTTVTPFFETLLDRNKFFQYRLPTDGVIAYGWDLPYLWDGKTDGNSNGWHTAPGGAMPAIATFGLGVSAKLSRFILWERPDGGDKYAYGHGNPKVFSVWGSDAAAPRDAQLPLSAPEGTIIGDWINMGNYNYPNPPSGLAPVAHTTADNDFVKAGVSFNFPLSNPKVRYVRLSVSTTWSNGTFAHAMEMAFYGDPR from the coding sequence ATGAAACGTATTAAATATAGTATTTACCTGGCGCTTATCGTTTCCGTATTGGCCAGTATTGCGGCCTGTAAAAAAATGGAAACCTATAACGATCCGGCTTCGTCTGACATGACAAAGCCTGGGGTGGTTACCAATGTTAAAGTAGATAATTTTAATGGCGGTGCTTACATTACCTATTCTTTGCCAAACTCAAAAAACCTGTTATATGTATTGGCGCAGTATAAAATAAACGGGGTAACCACCCGCGAAACCAAATCGAGTTATTATTCTGATTCGATTATGGTGGATGGTTTTGCCAAAAAGCAGGGTTACGATGTTACCTTATATGCCGTAAGCAGGGCAGAGGTTAAATCTGATCCTGTGGTGGTAAGAGTTAATCCCGATACCCCACCTTATTTACTGGCTAAACCGACTATTAACGCTGAAGCCGATTTTGGCGGCATCAAAATTACCGGTACAAATCCAGCTAAAAATAACCTGGGGATTATCCTTTTAGGTGTTGGCAATAATAATGTTTCGGATGTAATCGATCAGCATTATGGCAAAACAGAAGTAATCAACTATTCAGTAAGGGGCTACGCGCCTGTGGCGAAGAAAATCGGATTTTATGTAACTGATAATTTCGGAAACATCTCTGATACTACTTATACAACTGTTACACCTTTCTTTGAAACCTTACTGGATAGAAATAAATTTTTCCAGTACAGGCTTCCTACAGATGGCGTGATTGCCTATGGCTGGGATCTTCCTTACTTATGGGATGGTAAAACAGATGGTAACTCTAACGGGTGGCACACGGCGCCGGGTGGTGCAATGCCTGCAATCGCTACATTTGGTTTAGGAGTAAGCGCAAAACTAAGCCGCTTTATTTTATGGGAAAGACCAGATGGGGGCGATAAGTATGCTTATGGGCACGGAAATCCTAAAGTATTTTCGGTATGGGGTTCTGATGCAGCTGCTCCACGCGATGCGCAACTTCCTTTATCAGCACCAGAGGGCACCATTATCGGCGACTGGATTAATATGGGTAATTATAATTATCCAAATCCTCCCTCAGGTTTAGCGCCTGTTGCACATACCACGGCAGACAACGATTTCGTAAAAGCAGGTGTAAGTTTCAATTTCCCGTTAAGCAATCCAAAAGTACGCTATGTACGCCTTTCGGTCAGCACAACATGGTCTAACGGTACATTTGCGCACGCAATGGAAATGGCTTTTTACGGCGATCCAAGGTAG
- a CDS encoding YtxH domain-containing protein codes for MGILKTAIIGAAVYAGVKYITKKDPITGQSIVDELFDRAPEWADKAKGYTEDLKSRVSNAAEDLAR; via the coding sequence ATGGGAATTTTAAAAACAGCAATTATTGGCGCTGCAGTATATGCCGGCGTAAAATATATCACTAAAAAAGATCCGATTACAGGACAATCAATCGTTGATGAATTGTTTGATCGTGCACCAGAATGGGCCGATAAAGCAAAGGGTTATACAGAAGACCTGAAATCAAGGGTGAGTAATGCCGCTGAAGATTTAGCGAGATGA
- a CDS encoding SusD/RagB family nutrient-binding outer membrane lipoprotein — MKNKKLYILAILAIAFSSCKKELDEVNINPNAPEIPQPDYLLTGTTKITADTYWGVTNNMNSSLLFAQQWAKVQYTEEDRFIYSNSSFTALWSTGYAQSIAGFNKIIELGDAQGNSNYKGVALVLRSWTFLLLTDAYGDIPYSQAGKIKQFVTPVYDKQKDVYYGILNDLKSAQAALDPAGKVIAGDVIYGNNIASWKKFANALRLRIALRIADKDPAKAKQVIDEVQAEGGAYISSNSESAILKYDVSPQQNPVAASFETRNDYRISKTIVDKLFSLNDPRLPVYASKTENVTPQVYVGIPNGSTNSEASAIGLANSSKPGAYFLDAKAPAVIFSYAELLFDRAEAAARGFTTENAENLYKQAITASFNQYGISGTAVDDYINQVAVQYNASNYKKSIGEQKWIALFGQGLEAWAEQRRLDYPQLTASVNTVLNGKIPVRFIYPGTEQSLNGQNYKNAVSSQGADLLTTKLWFDAF; from the coding sequence ATGAAAAATAAGAAACTATATATACTGGCCATTTTGGCAATTGCATTTTCATCATGCAAAAAAGAACTGGATGAGGTGAACATCAATCCAAATGCGCCGGAAATTCCACAACCCGATTATTTGCTTACCGGAACCACAAAAATTACTGCCGATACCTACTGGGGTGTAACCAATAACATGAACTCGAGCCTGCTTTTTGCACAGCAATGGGCCAAAGTGCAATACACAGAAGAAGACCGTTTTATTTATTCGAACAGTAGTTTTACCGCATTATGGTCAACAGGGTATGCCCAGAGCATTGCCGGTTTTAATAAAATTATCGAACTGGGCGATGCACAGGGCAATTCGAACTATAAAGGCGTAGCGCTGGTACTAAGATCATGGACATTTTTGTTGCTTACCGATGCTTATGGGGACATTCCTTATTCGCAGGCGGGGAAAATAAAACAGTTTGTTACACCGGTTTACGATAAACAAAAGGATGTTTATTATGGTATTCTGAACGATTTAAAATCTGCACAGGCAGCCCTGGATCCTGCAGGAAAGGTTATTGCCGGTGATGTGATTTACGGCAACAATATTGCCTCATGGAAAAAGTTTGCCAATGCTTTACGCCTTCGTATTGCTTTACGCATTGCAGATAAAGATCCGGCCAAAGCCAAACAGGTGATTGATGAGGTACAGGCAGAAGGAGGTGCTTATATCAGCAGTAATTCAGAAAGTGCAATACTCAAATATGATGTTTCGCCACAGCAAAATCCGGTAGCGGCTTCATTCGAAACCAGAAATGATTATCGGATCAGCAAAACCATTGTAGATAAACTGTTTTCGCTAAACGATCCAAGGTTACCTGTTTATGCCAGTAAAACGGAAAATGTTACGCCGCAGGTTTATGTGGGGATCCCGAATGGTTCTACCAACTCTGAGGCCAGTGCAATAGGATTGGCAAATTCTTCAAAACCAGGTGCTTACTTTTTAGATGCCAAGGCACCAGCTGTAATTTTCAGCTATGCCGAATTGCTTTTCGATAGGGCAGAAGCAGCAGCAAGAGGTTTCACTACGGAAAATGCCGAAAATTTATATAAACAAGCTATCACGGCTTCGTTTAACCAATATGGTATATCTGGGACAGCCGTAGATGATTATATTAATCAGGTTGCGGTACAATATAATGCTTCCAATTATAAAAAATCAATTGGTGAGCAAAAATGGATTGCCTTATTTGGTCAGGGCTTGGAAGCCTGGGCAGAGCAACGCAGGTTAGATTATCCACAGTTAACCGCTTCTGTAAATACCGTTTTGAATGGTAAGATTCCGGTACGTTTTATTTATCCGGGTACCGAGCAATCATTAAATGGGCAGAATTATAAAAATGCAGTTAGTAGTCAGGGTGCAGATTTATTAACCACCAAACTTTGGTTTGATGCTTTTTAG
- a CDS encoding GntR family transcriptional regulator, whose amino-acid sequence MNKEKLFNEIKDLSIINSFSKHEQLVQGIINGLNHKLIAKGDMLPSVNEMMRETGFAKETIGKAYKELISRGILESKNRMGYFVATDDTEQHLKVCLLIYAFDTFQETFYQNFRDHLGDNIQVDVYFHHNNFSVFESIINSNKGQYGLYVIAPIESNAAKEVLEQLPKEKLLIVDRYVKLKGDYSYIVQEFEKASYNAFLELAPRIKEFSEFVFFFKPSSAEPNEVLISFKRFIKEFNINGVIKNSYEAGSIAPDKVYFTIHNLELWEMLKDTRVKGLKVGKDLGILSHNDDNVKEIIFDGITTFSIDFAHMGRLAAEFVLNLKPIKQVMENKLIRRNSL is encoded by the coding sequence ATGAATAAGGAAAAGTTGTTCAATGAAATTAAAGATTTGAGCATCATAAATTCTTTCTCGAAACACGAACAGCTTGTACAGGGAATCATTAATGGCCTTAATCATAAACTGATTGCCAAGGGCGACATGCTGCCTTCGGTTAACGAAATGATGCGGGAAACCGGTTTTGCCAAAGAAACCATTGGTAAGGCCTATAAAGAGCTGATCAGCAGAGGGATTTTGGAGTCGAAAAACAGGATGGGCTATTTTGTAGCCACTGATGATACCGAACAGCACCTGAAAGTTTGTCTGTTAATTTACGCTTTCGACACCTTTCAGGAAACTTTTTACCAGAACTTCCGCGATCATTTGGGCGATAACATTCAGGTTGATGTATATTTTCACCACAATAACTTTAGCGTTTTCGAATCGATCATCAACAGCAACAAAGGCCAATATGGTTTATATGTAATTGCACCGATAGAAAGTAATGCAGCCAAAGAAGTTTTGGAGCAATTGCCAAAAGAAAAATTATTGATTGTAGATCGTTATGTAAAACTGAAAGGCGATTATTCCTATATTGTTCAGGAGTTTGAAAAGGCTTCTTATAATGCTTTTTTAGAATTGGCTCCCAGAATTAAGGAGTTTTCGGAATTTGTTTTTTTCTTTAAACCTTCTTCTGCTGAGCCGAATGAAGTATTGATTTCCTTTAAACGTTTTATAAAAGAATTTAACATCAATGGGGTAATCAAAAACAGTTACGAGGCAGGCAGTATTGCACCCGATAAGGTTTATTTTACCATACACAACCTCGAACTTTGGGAAATGCTGAAAGATACCAGGGTAAAAGGATTAAAAGTGGGTAAAGATCTGGGTATCCTTTCACATAACGATGATAACGTTAAAGAGATCATATTTGATGGGATTACTACTTTTTCAATCGATTTTGCGCACATGGGCCGCTTAGCTGCCGAGTTTGTGCTGAACTTAAAGCCGATTAAACAGGTAATGGAAAATAAACTGATCAGAAGAAATTCACTTTAA
- a CDS encoding solute:sodium symporter family transporter — MGTTAIISFILFTVLAATISYFKTRKTQRSTISGFFFANRTNGFIIIGASLFFSNISANQFIGENESVYINNMSVIGWGISSIFAMIIVSEFFIPIYFKTGIRTIPDFLEKRYDKQTKTLVSVVFLFSYIINLLPSVLYGGAVAFSNLIDLSGFHLSYWESIWVFVWIMGLIGSVYTILGGFKAITISDTVLSAGMLILIIALPYYGLRYLGQGDFFSGLSTVLSTKKEHLNSIGSSKDAVPFSTLFTGMLIVNLYYWGMEQYIIQQVLAAKSLEEGQKGIALTCFAKLLCPLLINIPGLIAVHLYPVLTNTNQVFPLLIKDVLPPLLMGLSACVLFGAAITTFNAGLNSSSTLFLLNLYKPFMEKKGKILSDKSLLRTGRLFQISVSLFAMAFAPFIIFSKNGFYEYLQKISAIFSLPIFTIIFLGFITKKMPPIAAKIGMLFFISCYVLSEWVFSIHLHYLHTLAIIFIITVLLMLSISKLYPKQIPYTLILDNKIAIIPWRNRHYYHVVLVSLMALVFFIFSSYILA, encoded by the coding sequence GTGGGAACAACGGCTATCATCAGTTTTATCCTGTTCACGGTTCTGGCCGCGACCATTTCTTATTTCAAAACTAGGAAAACACAAAGATCGACAATAAGTGGTTTTTTCTTTGCCAACCGCACCAATGGTTTTATTATTATCGGTGCTTCACTGTTTTTCAGCAACATCAGCGCCAACCAGTTTATCGGCGAAAACGAATCAGTGTACATCAATAACATGTCGGTAATCGGGTGGGGGATTTCCTCCATTTTTGCCATGATTATCGTTTCTGAGTTTTTTATTCCCATTTATTTTAAAACCGGGATCCGTACCATTCCCGATTTTTTAGAGAAACGTTATGATAAACAGACCAAAACACTGGTTTCGGTTGTTTTTCTGTTTAGTTATATCATTAACCTGCTTCCTTCGGTACTTTATGGCGGTGCCGTTGCCTTTAGCAACCTGATCGATCTTTCCGGTTTTCATCTTTCCTATTGGGAGAGCATCTGGGTTTTTGTGTGGATTATGGGACTGATTGGTTCGGTTTATACTATTTTGGGCGGATTTAAGGCCATTACCATTTCTGATACCGTATTGAGTGCCGGTATGCTGATCCTCATTATTGCCCTGCCATATTACGGATTACGTTATTTAGGACAAGGCGATTTTTTCAGCGGACTTTCTACTGTTCTGTCTACCAAAAAAGAACACCTTAATTCGATAGGAAGCAGCAAAGATGCCGTTCCTTTTTCCACCCTGTTTACCGGTATGCTCATCGTTAACCTTTACTACTGGGGTATGGAGCAGTACATTATCCAGCAGGTGCTGGCCGCCAAAAGTTTGGAAGAAGGCCAAAAAGGGATCGCATTAACCTGTTTTGCCAAATTACTTTGTCCATTATTAATTAATATTCCTGGTTTAATCGCGGTGCACCTTTATCCGGTTTTAACCAATACCAACCAGGTATTTCCTTTGCTTATTAAAGATGTATTGCCGCCACTTTTAATGGGTTTATCGGCCTGTGTTCTTTTTGGGGCTGCCATTACCACCTTTAATGCCGGACTCAACAGCTCGAGTACCTTATTTCTTCTGAACTTATATAAACCTTTTATGGAAAAAAAAGGTAAAATCTTATCGGATAAGAGTTTATTGAGAACCGGGCGGTTGTTTCAGATTTCTGTATCCTTATTTGCCATGGCCTTTGCTCCATTTATTATTTTCTCGAAAAATGGTTTTTACGAATATTTGCAGAAAATCAGTGCAATTTTTAGTCTTCCCATCTTCACCATTATCTTTTTAGGTTTTATCACCAAAAAAATGCCACCTATTGCTGCAAAAATAGGGATGCTTTTCTTTATTTCCTGTTATGTATTAAGCGAGTGGGTATTTTCTATCCACCTGCACTACCTGCATACATTGGCCATCATCTTTATCATCACCGTTTTATTGATGTTATCCATTTCGAAGCTGTACCCCAAACAAATTCCATATACTTTGATACTTGATAATAAAATTGCAATTATTCCCTGGAGGAATAGGCATTACTATCATGTTGTATTAGTCTCACTAATGGCGCTTGTCTTTTTTATTTTCTCCTCCTATATACTTGCTTAG
- a CDS encoding RagB/SusD family nutrient uptake outer membrane protein produces the protein MKTIKIYFTYGCIMMVLGTFVSCKKYLDITPDNLGTLDYAFRNRNEAENYLYSCYAYLQRMNDAASNPGFTTSSELIYSNTLDNYLNFNRTGFNLLRGTQTAANPGLNAWDGSEGSYSLWRSIRICNIMLENIDKPIDLGAAEKQRWIAETKFLKAYYHYVLFKMYGPIPLIKTNLAINSSTDEVRVKRAPVDETVDYIVSLLDEAIPNLPPVISSQATELGRVTSVIALSVKADVLATAASPLFNGNPDYVSFKDKDGISLFPAAFDAQKWKKAADAAKAAIVAAEGQGIKLYTFQSPTTVGKLSDSLKRELDVQNAVTEKWELNSEIIWASNPEFSYQGFATPRLTAKSAVNNFSNPSTFSAPISTQELFYTVNGVPISEDKTWDYAGRNTIKVGDNASRYYIQQGYETIKGHFARETRFYADIAFDGGIWFGNGRNNQDDPANPLYYVSARGSGLAAPSDNIRLNITGYWPKKLVSYASVYDDGFQPSAFRLPLIRLAGLYLLYAEALNEVSGPSTEVFTYIDKVRQRAGLQGVQASWTNFSKNPNKFNNKDGLRQIIHQERRIELCFEGQSGWDLRRWKELQSVLTAPIQGWSINNAEAINYYRPTTQFIPVFGLKDYLWPIRSYDLVVNPNLVQNPYW, from the coding sequence ATGAAAACGATAAAAATATATTTTACATACGGCTGCATCATGATGGTATTGGGTACTTTTGTATCCTGTAAAAAGTACCTTGATATCACACCCGATAACTTAGGTACACTCGATTATGCGTTCAGGAACAGGAATGAAGCCGAAAACTATTTATACTCTTGTTATGCTTACCTGCAGCGCATGAATGATGCGGCTTCGAACCCGGGTTTTACTACTTCTTCGGAGCTGATTTATTCGAACACACTAGATAATTACCTGAATTTTAACCGTACAGGTTTCAACCTGTTAAGGGGAACACAAACCGCGGCAAACCCAGGTTTAAATGCATGGGATGGGAGCGAAGGCAGTTACAGTCTTTGGCGTTCCATCAGAATCTGTAACATCATGCTCGAAAATATCGATAAACCGATTGATCTGGGTGCTGCAGAAAAACAACGCTGGATTGCCGAAACTAAATTTTTAAAAGCCTATTATCATTATGTGCTTTTTAAAATGTACGGCCCGATTCCTTTGATTAAAACCAATCTGGCCATCAATAGCAGTACTGATGAAGTACGTGTAAAAAGGGCACCAGTTGACGAAACCGTTGATTATATTGTATCTCTATTGGATGAAGCCATCCCTAATCTACCTCCGGTAATCAGCAGTCAGGCAACAGAATTGGGTAGGGTAACCAGTGTAATTGCGTTATCGGTTAAGGCTGATGTATTGGCAACAGCCGCCAGTCCGCTTTTTAACGGCAATCCTGATTATGTTAGCTTCAAAGATAAAGACGGAATAAGTCTTTTCCCGGCAGCTTTTGATGCGCAAAAATGGAAAAAAGCTGCTGATGCAGCAAAAGCAGCCATTGTAGCTGCAGAAGGTCAGGGTATTAAATTATATACCTTCCAATCGCCAACAACGGTAGGGAAATTATCTGATTCGTTAAAAAGAGAATTGGATGTACAGAACGCAGTTACTGAAAAATGGGAGTTGAATTCGGAGATTATCTGGGCTTCCAATCCGGAGTTTAGTTACCAGGGCTTTGCAACACCAAGGCTTACTGCAAAATCGGCAGTAAACAACTTCTCTAACCCTTCTACTTTTTCTGCACCGATAAGTACCCAGGAACTTTTTTATACCGTAAATGGTGTGCCGATCAGCGAAGATAAAACCTGGGATTATGCAGGAAGAAATACCATTAAAGTGGGTGATAATGCCAGCCGTTATTATATTCAGCAGGGTTACGAAACCATTAAAGGTCATTTTGCACGCGAAACGCGTTTCTATGCAGATATCGCTTTTGATGGCGGGATCTGGTTTGGTAATGGAAGAAATAATCAGGACGATCCGGCCAATCCATTATACTATGTTTCGGCCAGGGGAAGCGGGCTTGCGGCACCCAGTGATAACATCCGTTTGAACATTACAGGTTATTGGCCAAAAAAACTGGTGAGTTATGCTTCAGTTTATGATGATGGCTTTCAGCCTTCTGCATTCCGTTTACCATTGATCAGGTTGGCAGGTTTATATTTACTTTATGCTGAAGCCTTAAACGAGGTAAGCGGGCCCAGTACAGAAGTGTTTACCTATATCGATAAAGTTAGGCAAAGAGCAGGTTTGCAGGGCGTACAGGCATCGTGGACAAACTTTTCAAAAAATCCGAATAAATTTAATAATAAAGACGGTTTAAGGCAGATTATTCACCAGGAAAGAAGGATTGAGCTATGTTTTGAAGGCCAAAGTGGCTGGGATTTAAGAAGATGGAAGGAACTTCAGTCGGTTTTAACCGCACCGATACAGGGTTGGAGCATTAATAATGCCGAGGCCATTAATTATTACCGTCCAACTACCCAGTTTATCCCTGTTTTTGGCTTAAAAGATTATTTATGGCCGATCAGAAGTTACGATCTGGTTGTAAATCCAAACTTAGTTCAAAATCCTTACTGGTAG